Proteins encoded within one genomic window of Macrobrachium nipponense isolate FS-2020 chromosome 8, ASM1510439v2, whole genome shotgun sequence:
- the LOC135223076 gene encoding uncharacterized protein LOC135223076 — protein MKLGSGVIFDEAECEVHSCLSAYPLHNVPEILKLFGFNCKQTVDALEELIKIYKCSEMDTSRMSNVMMNDAVMDNFIYEFSKNAQVNELSGRATYSGIDASNLRNGRSSAVCQPVEFTNTNVSVTKGPHLERVISKVNQDSPPLAVDKNQFSVTLHPTLSQGAVSARKTSTVSPKAIKELDGDKIMNNYFPEVYDKSSFSINTTNQPMFNPVALPISNGLVRDNTTCKISDSEEVWTNVFATHPTLTQDPKTCDVLGKMCVFSMETPIDQFQFTTGRDVISVTGGKETVVFSEPSKPISCPSLLQDLEVPRNRCLKHNVNQSELRKPIRLSSGFSFSGSVASGNQEKLNSIQCIPTHKSVTVSDKENDNGLFNSNADCCKPSENVHTAAIQEKISSNLVAARHSLNSGSCEPGKNNSLYKFGNLCLSSDVITSQTNQMTLAAHNKIVYDNVSVVSPCDLYMVNKIPLKNENQNLLTTDTSASANSKKVEDNCHSVSGCKEFRGNDSELNECDSRISHERKIGDPQSNMNQAGSRNVSLPQLTSGSQIIHNVDEHHDDGNNMLKDVRNEELGKKNSLSEDQAGSAICGFVTDNLQFSDSNVISVRKYPRDNSDCEARNICQNLGSKDVTHSQFAHDASLKINSSSAEMSVVEISEKGLKDSNKSQCCEEDSSPNKKPVNETEGNLRVSHLSGCTDCEEGNLSNVIEVVDRSSSEKCDLEARNVTHMEQATRKVKEKLNSTHQHKSEEKFCREPVILYNSPVNRIIYKNTCPELLQTPPQPRAICQLSTEEAKETEADVDYDKQPCHSTSLKMISPPDGYATNIKMNCELSSSSDQNSRHTLEKFHTVGGSQLLTEEEEEETKADREYDNLDSPPNVEDREQLLQELKFLDLSLQLKKHEYKTIVNNVTDVASPLVHHTLEKLKLVISELKEKYKKKKNHIKNLTGEPVCQLEMEKQQPCHAARLKVKSLPERHTTDVKKPCERSSASDQNSKRVWEKCPTNTDISPDQNGGDVKLPVSLGSNRVTVKNLSNTENLTEGHKEVSTMLLVITVYLVIIYLI, from the exons ATGAA ATTGGGATCAGGTGTCATTTTTGATGAAGCAGAATGTGAAGTTCATTCTTGTTTGTCGGCTTATCCTTTGCATAATGTACCAGAGATCCTGAAATTGTTTGGATTTAATTGCAAACAAACAGTTGATGCTTTGGAG GAATTGATCAAGATATACAAATGCAGTGAAATGGATACTTCAAGAATGAGTAATGTTATGATGAATGATGCAGTGATGGATAATTTCATTTATGAGTTCTCAAAAAATGCACAAGTTAACGAGCTTAGTGGAAGAGCAACTTACTCTGGCATTGACGCCAGCAATTTAAGAAACG GAAGATCATCAGCAGTATGTCAGCCCGTTGAGTTTACCAATACCAATGTGAGTGTCACAAAAGGTCCTCACCTTGAACGTGTCATCTCCAAAGTAAATCAGGATTCACCaccattggctgttgataagaatCAGTTTAGCGTCACTCTCCATCCAACACTTTCTCAGGGAGCAGTTTCTGCCAGAAAAACCAGCACTGTGTCACCAAAGGCAATAAAAGAATTAGATGGTGATAAGATCATGAACAATTATTTCCCCGAAGTTTATGATAAAAGTTCTTTCTCCATTAACACCACTAATCAGCCCATGTTCAACCCTGTTGCTTTACCTATTTCAAATGGCTTAGTGCGAGATAACACTACTTGTAAGATTTCTGATTCAGAGGAAGTTTGGACAAATGTGTTTGCTACTCATCCAACATTAACTCAAGATCCAAAAACTTGTGATGTTCTTGGAAAAATGTGTGTGTTCAGTATGGAAACACCTATTGACCAGTTTCAGTTTACAACTGGAAGAGATGTAATATCTGTTACAGGTGGAAAAGAAACAGTGGTCTTTAGTGAACCCAGTAAACCTATCAGTTGTCCTTCATTGCTTCAAGACCTGGAAGTGCCACGCAATCGATGCTTGAAGCATAATGTTAACCAGAGTGAATTACGTAAACCCATCAGACTCAGttctggtttttctttttctggttcAGTAGCATCAGGAAACCAGGAAAAGTTAAATTCTATCCAGTGTATCCCAACACATAAATCAGTCACTGTCAGtgacaaagaaaatgacaatGGCTTATTTAATAGTAATGCAGACTGTTGTAAACCAAGTGAAAATGTACATACTGCTGCCATACAAGAGAAGATATCCAGTAATCTTGTTGCCGCTAGACACAGTCTTAACAGTGGCAGTTGTGAACCAGGAAAGAATAATTCTCTTTATAAGTTTGGTAATTTGTGTTTGTCATCAGATGTTATTACATCACAAACAAACCAGATGACCCTTGCAGCACATAATAAGATTGTATATGATAATGTGTCTGTTGTATCACCATGTgatctgtatatggtaaataaaattcctttaaaaaacgaaaatcaaaacCTACTGACCACTGACACCTCAGCTTCAGCCAATTCTAAAAAAGTTGAAGATAATTGCCATTCAGTGAGTGGCTGCAAAGAATTCAGAGGAAATGATAGTGAGCTTAATGAATGTGATAGTAGGATATCACATGAAAGGAAGATTGGAGATCCACAAAGCAATATGAATCAAGCTGGCAGCAGAAATGTTTCTTTACCACAACTAACTTCTGGCAGTCAAATTATTCATAATGTTGATGAGCATCATGATGATGGAAATAATATGTTGAAAGATGTTAGAAATGAAGAACTTGGAAAGAAAAATAGTTTGTCTGAGGATCAGGCTGGATCAGCTATTTGTGGCTTTGTCACTGATAATCTGCAGTTTTCTGACAGTAATGTCATTTCTGTTAGAAAATATCCTAGAGATAATAGTGACTGTGAAGCAAGGAACATTTGTCAGAATCTTGGATCAAAAGATGTAACTCATTCTCAGTTTGCACATGATGCTTCTTTGAAAATTAATAGTAGCAGTGCAGAGATGTCTGTTGTAGAGATTTCAGAGAAAGGCTTAAAAGATAGCAACAAGAGTCAGTGCTGTGAGGAAGATAGTAGTCCCAATAAAAAACCAGTCAATGAGACAGAAGGAAACTTAAGGGTGTCTCATCTTTCTGGGTGTACAGACTGTGAAGAAGGTAATCTAAGCAATGTGATAGAGGTTGTAGATAGATCCTCTAGTGAGAAATGTGATTTAGAAGCGAGGAATGTGACTCATATGGAGCAAGCAACAAGGAAAGTTAAAGAAAAACTAAACAGTACACACCAgcataaatcagaagaaaaatttTGTAGAGAACCAGTAATATTGTACAATTCACCAGTTAAcagaataatttataaaaatacgtGTCCAGAATTACTACAAACACCACCACAACCCAGAGCAATTTGTCAACTCTCGACTGAAGAAGCAAAAGAAACTGAAGCAGATGTGGACTATGATAAGCAGCCTTGTCATTCAACTAGTTTAAAGATGATATCCCCACCTGATGGATATGCAACAAATATAAAGATGAATTGTGAGTTAAGCTCTAGCAGTGATCAGAATTCCAGACACACACTCGAAAAGTTTCACACAGTTGGTGGAAGTCAACTGttgactgaagaagaagaagaagaaacaaaagctGATAGGGAATATGATAACCTGGATTCTCCACCAAATGTTGAAGATCGTGAGCAGCTCTTACAGGAATTAAAATTCTTGGACTTAAGTCTGCAATTAAAGAAGCATGAATACAAAACTATTGTAAATAATGTCACTGATGTTGCTTCACCATTAGTCCATCATACCTTGGAAAAGTTGAAACTGGTAATCTCTGAACTAAAGGAAAagtacaagaaaaagaaaaatcacattAAAAATCTTACTGGAGAACCAGTGTGTCAGTTGGAGATGGAGAAGCAGCAGCCTTGTCACGCAGCAAGATTAAAAGTGAAATCCCTTCCTGAGAGACATACCACAGATGTTAAGAAGCCATGTGAACGAAGCTCTGCCAGTGATCAGAATTCTAAACGTGTATGGGAAAAGTGTCCCACAAACACTGATATATCCCCTGACCAAAATGGTGGAGATGTTAAGCTTCCTGTGTCCCTAGGCAGTAATCGTGTCACTGTCAAAAATCTCTCCAATACAGAAAATTTGACTGAAGGGCATAAGGAAGTCAGTACAATGTTACTGGTAATCACTGTGTACTTAGTAATAATTTATCTAATATAA